The following are encoded together in the Bradyrhizobium genosp. L genome:
- a CDS encoding cation:proton antiporter domain-containing protein: MVIRWGRLQPIMWAAIILFATVTAADAEGDKAARPSEFILLAQIALLIAVGRGLGELMQRIGQPSVIGELLGGLLLGPSLFGWLWPSAHALVFPASGEQKALVDGIAQFGILLLLLLTGMETDLKLVRKVGRAAATISVAGIAVPFACGFALGEFLPQSLLPHPEERLIASLFLGTALSISSVKIVAVVVREMNFMRRNVGQIIVASAIIDDTIGWIIIAVIFSLASRGTLDLASIAQALFGTLAFLAISFTIGRRLTFRLIRWANDNLVSSAAVITVILLLMSVMAMITHLIGVHTVLGAFVAGVLVGESPILTRQIDERLRGLISSLFMPVFFGLAGLTADLTVLKDPALLALTAALVLIASIGKFGGAFVGGALGGLTRQESYALASGMNARGSTEVIIATIGLSMGVLSQTMFSMIVTMAILTTMAMPPMLRAALARLPLGPDEKERLEREEYEQRGFVANLERLLLAVDESTNAKFAAHLAGLIAGGRGLPITVLHVGRQAKLAEKQRSDEESPEAAVINAAKASAEADAEGGNGTVDVISRARDTTAAEAIAEEARKGFDLLVVGMDKVTGYDGGFDRRIDDVTSGFDGPLAIAAAKAAHLKEPTANARKILVPVSGSNVSRRGAEVAIALSRLSAEPLQVVYVSTTRDKGARRSSPSMSLAREEAILKDIAATAARYDVNVATTLRVNTAPEAAILQEIASSSADLVVLGVDRIQGDSLNFGSVAAAVLGKSKASVLLVSDGEVRPKD; this comes from the coding sequence ATGGTGATCCGCTGGGGGCGGCTGCAACCGATCATGTGGGCGGCGATCATCCTGTTCGCGACCGTGACGGCTGCGGATGCGGAAGGCGACAAAGCGGCCAGGCCGTCCGAGTTCATCCTGCTCGCCCAGATCGCGCTCCTGATTGCGGTGGGGCGCGGACTCGGCGAACTGATGCAGCGGATCGGCCAGCCCTCCGTGATCGGCGAGTTGCTCGGCGGCCTGCTGCTCGGCCCTTCCCTGTTCGGCTGGCTGTGGCCGTCAGCGCATGCCTTGGTCTTTCCGGCGTCCGGCGAGCAGAAGGCGCTGGTCGACGGCATCGCACAGTTCGGCATCCTGCTGCTGTTGTTGTTGACGGGCATGGAGACCGACCTCAAGCTGGTGCGCAAGGTCGGCCGCGCCGCGGCGACGATCTCGGTCGCAGGCATTGCGGTGCCATTCGCCTGCGGCTTCGCGCTCGGCGAATTCCTGCCGCAGAGCCTGCTGCCGCATCCGGAAGAGCGGCTGATCGCTTCCCTGTTCCTCGGCACCGCGCTCTCGATTTCCTCGGTGAAGATCGTCGCCGTCGTGGTCCGCGAGATGAACTTCATGCGCCGCAATGTCGGCCAGATCATCGTGGCCTCCGCGATCATCGACGACACTATCGGCTGGATCATCATCGCCGTCATCTTCAGCCTTGCCTCGCGCGGCACGCTCGATCTCGCCTCGATCGCGCAGGCGCTGTTCGGCACGTTGGCCTTCCTCGCCATCAGCTTCACGATCGGCCGGCGGCTCACGTTCCGGCTGATCCGCTGGGCCAACGACAATCTGGTGAGCTCGGCGGCGGTCATCACCGTGATCCTGCTGTTGATGAGCGTGATGGCGATGATCACGCATCTGATCGGCGTCCACACCGTGCTCGGTGCCTTCGTCGCCGGCGTGCTGGTCGGGGAATCCCCGATCCTGACCCGGCAGATCGACGAGCGGCTGCGCGGACTGATCTCGAGCCTGTTCATGCCGGTGTTCTTCGGCCTCGCCGGCCTGACCGCCGACCTCACCGTGCTGAAGGATCCGGCGCTGCTGGCGCTCACCGCCGCGCTGGTGCTGATCGCGAGCATCGGAAAGTTCGGCGGCGCCTTTGTCGGCGGCGCGCTCGGCGGGCTGACGCGGCAGGAATCCTATGCGCTCGCCAGCGGCATGAATGCGCGCGGCTCGACCGAGGTGATCATCGCCACCATCGGCCTGTCGATGGGCGTGCTGAGCCAGACCATGTTCTCGATGATCGTGACCATGGCGATCCTGACCACGATGGCGATGCCGCCGATGCTGCGCGCAGCGCTTGCGAGACTGCCGCTCGGTCCGGACGAGAAAGAGCGGCTGGAGCGCGAGGAATACGAGCAGCGCGGCTTCGTCGCCAATCTGGAGCGGCTGTTGCTCGCGGTCGACGAAAGCACCAATGCAAAATTCGCTGCGCATCTCGCCGGGCTGATTGCGGGCGGCCGCGGCCTGCCGATCACGGTGCTGCATGTCGGCCGGCAGGCCAAGCTTGCCGAGAAGCAGCGCAGCGACGAGGAAAGCCCCGAGGCCGCCGTCATCAACGCGGCCAAGGCCAGCGCCGAGGCCGATGCCGAAGGCGGCAACGGCACCGTCGACGTCATCAGCCGCGCCCGCGACACGACTGCGGCCGAGGCAATCGCCGAGGAAGCCAGGAAGGGTTTCGATCTGCTCGTCGTCGGCATGGACAAGGTCACGGGCTATGATGGCGGTTTCGATCGGCGGATCGACGACGTGACGTCCGGCTTCGACGGCCCGCTGGCGATCGCCGCCGCCAAGGCCGCGCATCTGAAGGAGCCGACGGCGAATGCGCGGAAAATCCTGGTGCCGGTCTCGGGCAGCAATGTCTCACGGCGCGGCGCCGAGGTCGCGATCGCGCTGTCGCGTTTGAGCGCCGAGCCGCTGCAGGTGGTCTATGTCTCGACCACCCGTGACAAGGGCGCGCGCCGCAGCAGTCCCAGCATGTCGCTGGCGCGCGAGGAAGCGATTTTGAAGGACATCGCGGCGACCGCAGCGCGCTACGACGTCAATGTGGCGACGACCCTGCGCGTCAATACCGCGCCGGAGGCTGCCATCCTGCAG